A genomic segment from Halococcus sediminicola encodes:
- a CDS encoding 7-cyano-7-deazaguanine synthase: MNFWPPVYRAVFSEFAEGTIEDKEYDRERTTDDDHSVGYVPQRNLHFLTTAAAVAEHNSVTGEDIVLYHGAQQNDGEDYPDCRPTFLEAAENAINRSTDQHMIRISTPIIDHSKPEVLKLGERLGIDWKVTFSCYNDESGEPCGECPACIEREEAFEKAAISDPLGSTESL; this comes from the coding sequence GTGAATTTTTGGCCGCCAGTATATCGAGCAGTGTTCAGCGAGTTTGCCGAAGGAACCATCGAGGACAAAGAATACGATCGCGAGCGTACGACCGACGATGATCACAGCGTCGGCTACGTTCCCCAACGGAATCTCCATTTCCTCACGACTGCTGCTGCGGTCGCCGAGCACAACTCTGTGACTGGCGAAGACATCGTTCTCTATCATGGAGCTCAACAAAATGACGGAGAAGATTATCCTGACTGTCGACCAACGTTTCTTGAAGCCGCTGAAAATGCGATCAACCGATCGACCGACCAACACATGATTCGAATCAGTACACCGATTATCGACCACTCAAAGCCGGAGGTACTGAAACTTGGCGAACGCTTAGGGATCGACTGGAAAGTTACATTCAGTTGCTACAACGACGAAAGTGGAGAACCCTGTGGAGAATGTCCTGCATGTATCGAACGGGAGGAAGCGTTCGAAAAGGCAGCTATCTCCGATCCACTCGGCTCCACTGAATCGTTATAA
- a CDS encoding IS630 family transposase (programmed frameshift), protein MAALETVSAEDLRQVLAEVDDADATQRLMAAITFKEIDDLTQGEAAELYGFSSTWASKWFNRLERLSDEPFEDVVYDEPRSGRPSKLTESEHRRFVDDLHELPEEAGFDARAWTVPLAQQYLDQEFDVQYSDRHVRRLMTEAGLSRQTARPQYVDADERAQEAFREGFKKSSPDLDDEYTVVAIDQTRQELANLVYAWFPEGERPTLPVSGAWESLKLLGGITDDGETFYLPCKDNFTSDLTVRLLDTLQTEFGEKLCVVLDNAPYFAANKVQEFAEDTPLELCYLPRGSPELNPAEECWHQLSQRLGNQLFEELDELRDAALTALDSIEPPNLSPYLCP, encoded by the exons ATGGCGGCTCTCGAAACCGTCTCCGCTGAAGACCTCCGCCAAGTTCTGGCGGAGGTCGACGATGCTGACGCTACACAGCGTCTGATGGCGGCGATCACGTTCAAGGAAATCGACGATCTAACCCAAGGAGAGGCCGCCGAACTCTACGGATTTTCCAGTACTTGGGCCTCGAAATGGTTCAACCGTCTCGAACGGCTCAGCGACGAGCCGTTCGAGGACGTCGTCTATGACGAACCTCGATCCGGTCGACCATCAAAACTCACCGAATCAGAACATCGGCGGTTCGTGGATGACCTCCACGAACTGCCTGAGGAAGCTGGTTTCGACGCGCGTGCGTGGACGGTTCCGCTTGCCCAGCAGTATCTCGACCAGGAGTTCGACGTGCAGTACTCTGATCGTCATGTCCGACGGCTGATGACTGAGGCCGGGCTGTCACGACAGACAGCCCGGCCGCAGTACGTCGATGCCGACGAACGTGCTCAAGAAGCGTTCCGCGAAGGTTTCAAAAAAAGCTCGC CCGATCTGGACGACGAGTACACAGTCGTAGCAATTGATCAGACTCGTCAGGAGCTGGCGAACCTCGTCTATGCGTGGTTTCCTGAAGGAGAGCGCCCGACACTGCCGGTGTCGGGCGCGTGGGAGAGTCTGAAATTGTTGGGCGGAATCACCGATGATGGAGAGACGTTCTATCTTCCGTGCAAGGACAACTTCACGAGCGATCTCACGGTTCGGTTACTGGATACACTCCAGACCGAGTTCGGCGAAAAACTTTGCGTCGTGCTGGACAACGCACCGTATTTTGCAGCGAACAAGGTCCAAGAGTTCGCCGAAGACACGCCTCTCGAACTCTGTTACCTGCCGCGGGGTTCACCGGAGCTGAACCCCGCGGAGGAGTGCTGGCATCAACTCAGCCAACGTCTCGGTAATCAGCTCTTCGAAGAACTCGACGAACTTCGTGACGCTGCTCTCACCGCGCTCGACTCCATTGAACCGCCGAATCTATCCCCGTATTTGTGTCCGTGA